One window from the genome of Solea solea chromosome 13, fSolSol10.1, whole genome shotgun sequence encodes:
- the LOC131471978 gene encoding uncharacterized protein LOC131471978: MKWVVATTWKRRDYDEVCTTVQRPQHRAQRRLYLASMHHNENSSREQATTTLGQAVYRVSYSKAKKGEPTAKPVKTDPTYNYVAELMRLVFEEVMEDPESFAEDMRKIAIPETLSAQYDRPSKEEVIASHVTRFSQGVGGSQHIVQPDQETPGVSGTRHTTR, from the exons ATGAAGTGGGTGGTAGCTACCACATGGAAAAGGAGGGACTACGACGAAGTCTGTACTACAGTGCAACGTCCTCAACATCGGGCCCAGAGAAG GTTGTACCTTGCATCCATGCATCACAACGAAAATTCCAGCCGTGAGCAGGCAACAACAACTTTAGGCCAAGCTGTCTACAGAGTGTCGTATTCGAAGGCCAAGAAGGGAGAACCCACCGCAAAGCCGGTCAAAACAGACCCCACGTACa actatGTGGCTGAATTGATGAGGCTGGTGTtcgaggaggtgatggaggaccCAGAGTCTTTCGctgaggacatgaggaagaTCGCCATCCCAGAGACCCTGTCAGCCCAGTATGACAGACCCTCAAAGGAGGAAGTCATTGCCTCACACGTGACCCGCTTCAGTCAAGGGGTGGGCGGAAGCCAACATATTGTCCAGCCAGATCAGGAAACTCCTGGCGTATCCGGCACACGACACACGACGAGATGA